The Ruania alba genome window below encodes:
- a CDS encoding glycoside hydrolase family 16 protein, whose product MTRRSRLVATMAAALVLPAAIAGASPAEAGPVTSTLTEAWDSSPDHFITYDLARSSAEPGTPDQDAGDGEALRLELPKNATPGAGGGAYGESADRFLYGTFESRLRTADCSSQPDAGVVTGQMFTYFHDGSDSDGDGLPDNSEIDFETLCAQPEVLYMTVWTDYRPSDGAQSRVMRAVNLATGEILSTCHYAGFGGHFCDPLAGDEAQPTSIPAVPGFDSSSAYYEYGFTWEPDGVHFWIVAGGQTITLWDYQGPSDRIPQVPAYLLHNVWHTDGWWPEGEPDAVERPSVRGIAAHIDWTRITPHS is encoded by the coding sequence ATGACGCGCCGATCCCGCCTGGTCGCCACGATGGCGGCGGCGCTCGTCCTGCCCGCTGCCATCGCCGGCGCCAGCCCCGCTGAAGCCGGGCCCGTCACGTCCACGCTGACCGAAGCCTGGGACTCCTCACCAGACCACTTCATCACCTACGACCTGGCGCGCAGCTCGGCCGAACCGGGAACGCCAGACCAGGATGCAGGCGATGGTGAGGCGCTCCGACTAGAGCTTCCGAAGAACGCCACCCCCGGGGCCGGCGGTGGCGCCTACGGTGAGTCCGCTGACCGCTTTCTCTACGGCACCTTCGAGTCGCGGCTGCGAACTGCGGACTGCTCGTCCCAGCCGGACGCCGGCGTCGTCACCGGCCAGATGTTCACCTACTTCCACGACGGCTCCGACTCCGACGGCGACGGCCTCCCCGACAACAGCGAGATCGACTTCGAGACCCTGTGCGCCCAGCCAGAGGTCCTCTACATGACCGTGTGGACGGACTACCGTCCCTCTGACGGCGCACAGAGCCGGGTGATGCGCGCGGTGAACCTGGCCACCGGGGAGATCCTCTCCACCTGCCACTACGCGGGCTTCGGCGGCCATTTCTGCGACCCGCTCGCCGGCGACGAGGCGCAGCCGACGAGCATCCCGGCCGTCCCGGGGTTCGACTCCTCGTCCGCGTACTACGAGTACGGCTTCACGTGGGAACCCGACGGGGTGCATTTCTGGATCGTCGCAGGCGGTCAGACGATCACGCTCTGGGACTACCAGGGACCGAGCGATCGGATCCCGCAGGTACCCGCCTACCTGCTGCACAACGTCTGGCACACCGACGGTTGGTGGCCGGAGGGCGAGCCGGATGCGGTGGAGCGCCCGAGCGTGCGCGGGATCGCCGCCCACATCGACTGGACGCGCATCACGCCGCACTCCTGA
- a CDS encoding SdrD B-like domain-containing protein yields the protein MRARRSRRSRWGVASATGVLIGSLVSAAGLAGAATAATGDEITGSVWQDYDANGVFDSYEDGLGGIEIVGYDAGGTVAGPVVSTADGTYTLPVTSDAARWRVEAHLPEGPEWDQWRPSAVGGDGELTNGTTVQMVTVADGVGADGADFSFHVPSAYVENNPYVFLPEYRFGASDGPAADLTGGEAIRYDAMSSTSTTPVPTTVGVPFGDMGATNGSAWQRAAEPGGLGQLFTAAYVRRHAGLGPGGIGAIYRVVPDGDSIEAPTASAEVFVDLTAWGVDVGSDSAPGATTGDPVGLRPTVTAENPAYDWVRDAQAFERVGREGLGGLALSPDETQMFVVNLHNRSLVRITTGSPATEVQSVDEFDLGFEGDMRPFGVSSDPVTGAMYLTVTNTAESTQDAGDLIGHVYRFFPDDPTALELVLEVPLDFAREARNGQEVDWRPWIGTVDDLGLDTDGPTVGGRWPMPMLADAKILHGQMVLGVRDLWGDLVGSHTLLGPDPASEADNTVVTVVRSYGDVYLADDNDDGTFTLENDGVVGGVSGAGAANELLGPGGYKYFDDSWAQDGGGWSDTGLALGSIVTIPSRDDGVLTTAIHAANGSNQVGVRRLFQDTGANFQPRGALVIQNESPHDPSPTPSVTSKGNGLGSVSIAASAAPIEIGNYLWYDADNDGVQDPDEAPVEGATVNLYEVTGDGTRTLVSSALTNEWGEYYFSSFDEGYQLMTNTDYVVGVDNPDDYAAGGPLENWYPTVPDVGAAVDPDRNDSDGLVEESDGGSFPFAAITTDGPGENDHTIDFGYALIDYEFDKRIVSGPTQSSDDDGTWVIEYDLVAENLGGIDGAYGLSDDLTGYGEGIVVARTEVVSGPDGAALNPDWDGVDDMRVITEDMPIAAGSTIENESEHVYLLRVTVALATDPETGDAVLDPSQFGCAPDQGGDDTAGLFNAAAMDPVNSDQLSDDECADLPVVTLDKTVTAEPHPVDPVNNPGEYEVTYGLTVTNETETATSYALADRLRFGAGVTVVAGSVVAENTAPGDVAVNPAYDGGSEPVIATDVPIAGGQVDTYTVTVRYAVDLPGEAIDSDPSSCGAIGSDDLTTGLFNEAVTSFNGYRDYGDACREVGEVTHDKVLVSAEPAGEGQWEIVYQIEVSNNGVEQVGYDLDDELHFGAGIEVTDAAITGSPEDVALTDPAWDGSAYTRVVTGATMPGTDDEWYAPHVYELTVLADVPLTFADPVDGVDPATCGDGAVDHADPQARAFLNVSHLIDEAGAVEGDDACAAPPEFAIDKTTDSASPALQGDGSWLVTYGIEVTNTGGLSGEYDLADLLRFSDSIEVLETGVTVAPEGVEVNDSWIGSEDELGGSLIAADVPLDAGVVHSYEVQVFVTIDDPSDPAAVTEALTCPELGSDEVGGLNNQAGIGHNDLVADDVACAEPAVIELDKTIADGPDLDADGAYTITYEIEVTNAGVNDTAYDLADELAFGEGIVVTGSEVTAAPEGVEPSQTWSGMGAGQDLVIVTGVPIVAGGVHVYEVTVTGTIAEETLGTAAMGCPPAGTTTDGGGFLNVATVTGAGIVLDDDACASPPPELPSTGADGLTLLALLGG from the coding sequence TTGCGCGCGAGAAGAAGTCGACGGAGCCGATGGGGCGTCGCATCAGCCACGGGTGTACTGATCGGTTCCCTGGTCAGTGCCGCGGGCCTGGCTGGAGCGGCCACGGCCGCGACCGGTGATGAGATCACCGGATCGGTCTGGCAGGACTATGACGCCAACGGGGTCTTCGACTCCTATGAGGACGGACTCGGCGGGATCGAGATCGTCGGCTATGACGCCGGCGGTACGGTCGCCGGCCCGGTCGTGAGTACGGCGGACGGGACGTACACGCTCCCGGTGACCTCGGACGCGGCTCGGTGGCGGGTGGAGGCCCACCTGCCCGAGGGTCCCGAGTGGGACCAGTGGCGACCCTCCGCCGTCGGGGGTGACGGCGAGCTGACCAACGGCACGACGGTACAGATGGTCACGGTGGCCGACGGCGTGGGTGCTGATGGTGCGGACTTCTCCTTCCATGTGCCCAGCGCGTACGTGGAGAACAACCCCTATGTCTTCCTGCCGGAGTACCGTTTCGGCGCCTCCGACGGCCCTGCTGCCGACCTGACCGGAGGCGAGGCCATCCGGTACGACGCGATGAGCAGCACGTCGACGACGCCGGTGCCGACCACCGTCGGTGTGCCCTTTGGTGATATGGGGGCCACCAACGGTTCCGCCTGGCAGCGTGCGGCCGAGCCCGGCGGCCTCGGGCAGCTGTTCACCGCGGCGTACGTGCGCCGCCACGCCGGGCTCGGACCAGGCGGGATCGGGGCGATCTATCGGGTGGTGCCGGACGGCGACAGCATCGAGGCACCGACCGCCTCGGCAGAGGTGTTCGTGGACCTGACCGCATGGGGTGTCGATGTGGGCAGCGACTCGGCCCCGGGTGCAACGACCGGTGATCCGGTGGGGCTGCGCCCGACCGTGACCGCCGAGAACCCCGCCTACGACTGGGTTCGGGACGCGCAGGCGTTCGAGCGGGTCGGCCGCGAGGGGCTCGGCGGGTTGGCACTCTCCCCGGACGAGACGCAGATGTTCGTGGTCAACCTGCACAATCGGTCGCTGGTGCGCATCACCACCGGGTCACCGGCCACCGAGGTGCAGAGCGTCGACGAGTTCGACCTCGGCTTCGAGGGCGACATGCGCCCGTTCGGGGTGTCCTCGGACCCCGTGACCGGCGCCATGTACCTCACGGTGACGAACACGGCCGAGTCGACGCAGGACGCGGGCGATCTGATCGGCCATGTCTACCGGTTCTTCCCCGACGATCCGACGGCCCTCGAGCTGGTGCTGGAGGTCCCGCTGGACTTCGCCCGTGAGGCGCGCAACGGTCAGGAGGTCGATTGGCGGCCGTGGATCGGCACGGTCGACGACCTGGGGCTGGACACGGATGGCCCGACCGTCGGTGGCAGGTGGCCGATGCCGATGCTCGCCGACGCTAAGATCCTGCACGGCCAGATGGTGCTCGGGGTGCGTGACCTCTGGGGCGACCTCGTCGGGTCCCACACCCTGCTCGGGCCGGACCCGGCGAGCGAGGCGGACAACACTGTCGTGACGGTGGTCCGCTCCTATGGTGACGTCTACCTGGCGGACGACAACGATGATGGCACCTTCACCCTGGAGAACGACGGCGTGGTGGGCGGTGTGTCCGGTGCGGGAGCGGCCAACGAGCTCCTCGGCCCGGGCGGCTACAAGTACTTCGACGACTCGTGGGCCCAGGACGGCGGTGGCTGGAGCGACACCGGGCTGGCGCTCGGTTCCATCGTCACGATCCCGAGCCGTGATGACGGCGTCCTCACCACCGCCATCCATGCCGCGAACGGGTCGAACCAGGTGGGTGTGCGCCGCCTCTTCCAGGACACCGGGGCGAACTTCCAGCCTCGGGGTGCGCTCGTCATCCAGAACGAGAGCCCGCACGATCCCTCGCCTACCCCGAGTGTGACGTCCAAGGGCAACGGGCTGGGGTCGGTCTCGATCGCTGCCTCCGCGGCGCCGATCGAGATCGGTAACTACCTCTGGTACGACGCCGACAACGACGGCGTCCAGGACCCGGATGAGGCTCCGGTCGAGGGTGCCACGGTGAACCTGTATGAGGTCACCGGTGATGGAACGCGCACGCTGGTCAGCAGCGCATTGACCAATGAGTGGGGCGAGTACTACTTCTCATCCTTCGATGAGGGCTACCAGTTGATGACCAACACCGACTACGTGGTCGGGGTGGACAACCCGGATGATTACGCGGCGGGTGGTCCGTTGGAGAACTGGTACCCGACGGTGCCCGACGTCGGTGCTGCGGTCGATCCGGATCGGAACGACTCCGACGGTCTGGTCGAGGAGAGCGACGGCGGGTCCTTCCCGTTCGCCGCGATCACCACTGACGGCCCCGGGGAGAACGACCACACGATCGACTTCGGCTACGCACTCATCGACTATGAGTTCGACAAGCGGATCGTCTCCGGGCCGACGCAGTCTTCCGATGATGACGGCACCTGGGTGATCGAGTACGACCTGGTCGCCGAGAACCTCGGAGGGATCGACGGGGCCTATGGCCTGAGCGATGATCTGACCGGCTACGGCGAGGGCATCGTCGTGGCGCGTACCGAGGTGGTTTCCGGGCCAGACGGCGCGGCGCTGAACCCGGACTGGGACGGCGTCGACGACATGCGGGTGATCACGGAGGACATGCCGATCGCTGCAGGGTCCACGATCGAGAACGAGTCCGAGCATGTCTATCTGCTCCGCGTGACCGTCGCGCTCGCCACGGATCCTGAGACCGGCGATGCGGTCCTCGATCCCAGTCAGTTCGGGTGCGCCCCGGACCAGGGAGGTGACGACACCGCCGGGCTGTTCAACGCGGCCGCGATGGATCCGGTCAACAGTGACCAGCTGAGCGACGACGAGTGTGCCGATCTGCCGGTGGTGACGCTGGACAAGACGGTCACGGCCGAGCCCCACCCGGTGGACCCGGTGAACAACCCGGGTGAGTACGAGGTCACCTACGGCTTGACGGTCACCAACGAGACTGAGACCGCGACCAGTTACGCCCTCGCGGACCGGTTGCGCTTCGGCGCGGGCGTGACGGTGGTGGCCGGCTCGGTCGTTGCCGAGAACACTGCTCCGGGCGATGTGGCGGTCAACCCTGCCTATGACGGCGGGAGCGAGCCCGTCATCGCCACGGACGTCCCGATCGCGGGTGGGCAGGTCGACACCTACACGGTGACGGTCCGGTACGCGGTGGACCTTCCGGGCGAGGCGATTGATTCGGATCCCTCGAGCTGCGGCGCCATCGGATCCGACGACCTGACCACGGGTCTGTTCAACGAGGCGGTGACCTCGTTCAACGGCTACCGGGACTATGGCGATGCGTGCCGTGAGGTCGGTGAGGTCACCCATGACAAGGTGCTGGTCTCCGCCGAGCCGGCGGGCGAGGGGCAGTGGGAGATCGTCTACCAGATCGAGGTGAGCAACAACGGTGTCGAGCAGGTCGGGTATGACCTGGACGATGAGCTGCACTTCGGTGCCGGGATCGAGGTCACCGATGCTGCGATCACCGGTTCGCCGGAGGACGTGGCGTTGACGGATCCGGCGTGGGACGGCAGTGCGTACACCCGGGTCGTCACTGGTGCGACCATGCCCGGTACTGATGACGAGTGGTATGCCCCGCACGTGTATGAACTGACGGTGCTGGCCGATGTGCCGCTGACGTTTGCTGATCCGGTGGACGGGGTGGATCCGGCCACGTGTGGTGATGGTGCGGTGGATCATGCTGATCCGCAGGCGCGGGCGTTCCTGAACGTGTCTCACCTGATCGATGAGGCCGGAGCGGTTGAGGGTGATGATGCGTGCGCGGCGCCGCCGGAGTTCGCGATCGACAAGACCACCGACTCCGCTTCTCCTGCACTGCAGGGTGACGGATCCTGGTTGGTCACGTACGGCATCGAGGTCACCAACACCGGTGGCCTGTCGGGCGAGTATGACCTGGCCGATCTGCTCAGGTTCTCCGACAGCATCGAGGTGCTGGAAACCGGGGTGACAGTGGCTCCGGAGGGTGTGGAGGTGAACGATTCCTGGATCGGGAGCGAGGATGAGCTGGGTGGTTCGCTGATCGCGGCCGACGTTCCGCTCGATGCGGGTGTGGTGCACTCCTACGAGGTGCAGGTTTTCGTCACCATCGATGACCCGAGCGATCCGGCAGCGGTCACCGAGGCGTTGACCTGCCCCGAGCTGGGGTCCGATGAGGTCGGCGGGTTGAACAACCAGGCGGGGATCGGGCACAACGACCTGGTCGCCGACGACGTGGCCTGTGCTGAGCCGGCAGTGATCGAGCTGGACAAGACGATCGCCGATGGTCCGGATCTGGACGCCGACGGCGCGTACACGATCACCTATGAGATCGAGGTGACCAACGCCGGGGTGAACGACACGGCGTATGACCTGGCCGATGAATTGGCCTTTGGTGAGGGCATCGTGGTGACCGGTTCTGAGGTCACCGCGGCGCCCGAGGGTGTGGAGCCGTCCCAGACGTGGTCCGGGATGGGTGCGGGGCAGGATCTGGTCATCGTCACGGGGGTGCCGATCGTCGCTGGTGGTGTGCACGTGTATGAGGTCACCGTGACCGGCACGATCGCCGAGGAAACCCTGGGTACGGCAGCCATGGGGTGCCCGCCCGCAGGCACCACCACCGATGGCGGCGGGTTCCTCAACGTCGCGACCGTGACTGGGGCCGGCATCGTGCTCGATGACGACGCCTGCGCCAGCCCGCCGCCGGAGTTGCCCTCCACGGGTGCCGACGGCCTGACTCTTCTCGCACTGCTCGGGGGATGA
- a CDS encoding molybdopterin-dependent oxidoreductase — protein MPPGQFVTEDFPVLTAGPNQGLRREEWRLTVGDGVESKTYDWDALVALGTVDVTTDIHCVTHWTKLDTTWTGVPVSTVFEDAGLDDFAYADVRSYGGYSTNVPVEDLIDRDAMFATAYEGEAISDSHGGPVRLLIPHLYLWKSAKWVREVLLDDLDSPGFWEQAGYHNYGDPFREQRYYSD, from the coding sequence GTGCCCCCGGGGCAGTTCGTCACGGAGGACTTCCCGGTTCTGACGGCAGGGCCGAACCAAGGACTCCGTCGCGAGGAATGGCGGCTGACCGTCGGAGACGGAGTCGAGTCGAAGACCTACGACTGGGACGCACTTGTCGCGCTCGGCACGGTCGATGTGACCACCGATATCCACTGTGTGACGCACTGGACCAAGTTGGACACCACGTGGACCGGCGTGCCGGTCTCGACCGTGTTCGAGGACGCGGGCCTGGACGACTTCGCCTACGCGGACGTCCGGTCCTACGGCGGCTACTCGACGAACGTCCCCGTGGAGGACCTGATCGACCGGGACGCGATGTTCGCCACGGCCTACGAAGGAGAGGCGATCAGCGACTCCCACGGTGGCCCGGTGCGCCTTCTGATCCCGCACCTGTACCTGTGGAAGTCCGCCAAATGGGTGCGCGAGGTCCTCCTGGACGACCTGGACTCGCCCGGGTTCTGGGAGCAAGCCGGGTACCACAACTACGGCGACCCGTTCCGCGAGCAGCGCTACTACTCGGACTGA
- a CDS encoding helix-turn-helix transcriptional regulator, with protein MRQAVAPRHALERVLPGPDLAHLAPGELALLSGPFGSGKSTYVSQWLAASEHRFLWWTPSRALPNAADARELAPDVLVLRLSDADERDAQFVLDCRRLWPDARMVVLSPYGWPNVLHDSDLRVEVAVTARGLCFTPEQTAAWALECGVPITDAQAEEIVVESGGYAIAVGAVIQETVEADGFDESVCARGCDRGVAELATAASAGIVPWALWELFLMSADAGELTVGAMEELWSTALHGPEGLRAMRNAGFIGEQGRAGYLGLPGAIREACRRRISTDLPQARRAEVGVALADSFAAAGRLDDALAVLRSPELAEVRLDFTARHWARLHELPAGQVRAQLTHAGPNPDPRLLVAHARAICDVLQRDHPGHLTRLDRERATLLLDQAGRRIDQLDDTARAVLASLMTDERGRRRINEAGEDAVAGGDVSWLVRPALAIQNGVVALGDGRSGAAGDYFAAAAHEAQSSGLPRLAGMADDLRVLVERLQDDPLPVHRAAALPSSSASGGSQVARLIRLISAVETLDVPVLQEVLVRPGDVPIPDEPVVLHVMQIYVQVLALMVVGSSRTTLAHLDVASSAVTVELSTFESAILTLTRATALAHAGETSAAWTLLAETFPNPASHGDVELLRTQILIAQGRDDEALRRLDDAVHRSGGQLGRKGAWAHMLRSVAYRHLGDHEESNRSLTVAIMAAARSHLLFPFARMGRSELTAVVAQAQRLDLDASSRALVEQLTAAHDALRRTRGLVPLSEREAVLLRALVGIDSVRRLGRELHVSPNTVKTQLRNLYRKLEVSSRAEALRVGRLMRLIPPEGDDAVVAGNERLGPL; from the coding sequence ATGCGACAGGCTGTGGCTCCCCGGCACGCTCTGGAACGAGTCCTGCCCGGCCCCGATCTGGCTCACCTTGCACCCGGGGAGTTGGCGCTGCTGTCCGGCCCGTTCGGGAGCGGCAAGTCCACGTACGTGTCGCAATGGCTGGCCGCGAGCGAGCACCGTTTCCTGTGGTGGACACCGAGCCGAGCACTGCCGAACGCCGCCGACGCGCGAGAACTCGCGCCGGACGTTCTGGTGTTGCGTCTGAGCGACGCGGACGAGCGTGACGCACAGTTCGTGCTGGACTGCCGCCGGCTCTGGCCCGATGCACGCATGGTCGTGCTCAGCCCCTACGGGTGGCCGAATGTCTTGCACGACTCGGACCTGCGGGTCGAGGTCGCCGTCACCGCGCGCGGCTTGTGCTTCACGCCGGAGCAGACCGCAGCCTGGGCGCTAGAGTGCGGCGTGCCGATCACCGACGCGCAGGCTGAGGAGATTGTGGTCGAGTCCGGCGGGTACGCGATCGCTGTGGGTGCGGTGATCCAGGAGACCGTGGAGGCCGACGGTTTTGACGAGAGCGTCTGCGCCCGGGGGTGCGACCGTGGCGTCGCGGAGCTTGCCACAGCCGCCTCGGCGGGAATCGTGCCGTGGGCGTTGTGGGAACTGTTCCTGATGAGCGCCGATGCCGGTGAACTCACGGTGGGTGCGATGGAGGAACTCTGGAGCACGGCGCTGCACGGGCCGGAAGGCTTGCGGGCGATGCGCAACGCCGGATTCATCGGAGAGCAGGGCCGCGCCGGCTACCTGGGACTGCCTGGAGCGATCCGCGAGGCGTGCCGCCGTCGGATCAGCACCGACCTTCCGCAAGCACGCCGTGCGGAAGTCGGCGTGGCGCTCGCGGACTCGTTCGCAGCCGCCGGCCGCCTTGACGACGCTCTGGCGGTGCTGCGTAGCCCGGAGCTTGCGGAGGTACGCCTCGATTTCACGGCCAGGCATTGGGCGCGTCTGCATGAGCTGCCGGCCGGCCAGGTCCGAGCGCAGCTCACGCATGCGGGGCCGAACCCGGATCCGCGGTTGCTGGTGGCGCATGCGCGCGCCATCTGTGACGTCCTGCAGCGAGATCACCCGGGCCATCTGACACGACTGGACCGCGAGCGCGCGACGTTGTTGCTCGACCAGGCCGGCCGACGAATCGACCAGTTGGATGACACGGCTCGTGCCGTGCTCGCATCCCTGATGACAGACGAACGCGGGCGGCGACGCATCAACGAAGCCGGCGAGGATGCCGTCGCCGGTGGCGACGTGTCGTGGCTGGTACGACCCGCACTGGCGATCCAGAACGGTGTGGTTGCGCTCGGTGATGGCCGCAGCGGGGCAGCCGGCGATTACTTCGCTGCCGCTGCGCACGAAGCGCAGAGCTCCGGTCTCCCTCGGCTCGCCGGGATGGCCGACGACCTCCGGGTGCTCGTTGAGCGATTGCAGGATGACCCGCTACCGGTGCATCGGGCTGCAGCTCTGCCGAGCAGCTCTGCCTCTGGTGGCTCACAAGTGGCGCGGCTCATCCGGCTGATCTCGGCGGTCGAGACGCTCGACGTCCCGGTGCTCCAGGAGGTGCTCGTGCGGCCCGGCGATGTGCCGATACCAGATGAGCCGGTGGTCCTGCACGTCATGCAGATCTATGTGCAGGTGCTCGCGCTGATGGTCGTCGGGAGCTCGCGCACCACGCTCGCCCACCTCGACGTGGCGAGTTCTGCGGTGACCGTGGAACTGTCCACGTTCGAGTCCGCCATCCTGACGTTGACCCGCGCCACGGCCCTCGCCCACGCCGGTGAGACGTCGGCGGCTTGGACGCTGCTTGCCGAGACGTTTCCCAATCCGGCATCTCACGGCGATGTCGAGTTGCTTCGGACTCAGATCTTGATCGCTCAAGGCCGCGATGACGAGGCACTTCGACGGCTCGACGACGCGGTGCACCGCTCCGGCGGGCAGCTCGGGCGGAAGGGCGCCTGGGCGCACATGTTGCGCTCGGTGGCGTACCGACACCTGGGTGATCACGAGGAGTCGAACCGATCCCTGACCGTTGCCATCATGGCGGCGGCGCGTTCCCATCTGCTCTTCCCGTTCGCGCGCATGGGACGCAGCGAGCTCACCGCCGTTGTGGCGCAGGCGCAGCGACTCGATCTGGACGCCTCGTCCCGAGCCCTGGTCGAGCAATTGACGGCGGCCCATGACGCGCTGCGTCGCACGCGAGGGTTGGTGCCGCTCAGCGAACGTGAGGCGGTGTTGTTGCGAGCTCTGGTCGGCATCGACAGTGTCCGGCGGCTGGGTCGGGAGCTGCACGTCTCCCCGAACACTGTGAAAACCCAACTACGGAACCTGTACCGCAAGCTGGAGGTATCCAGCCGGGCCGAGGCACTGCGAGTGGGTCGGCTGATGCGGCTCATCCCACCCGAGGGCGACGACGCAGTCGTGGCTGGGAACGAGCGCCTCGGTCCACTCTGA
- a CDS encoding glycosyltransferase, which produces MTTLAPTIDASTTDRSDDRLLIAQAIARATRERRIIVLIPAYNEASSIGATIASVAQQSVQPTATVVVANNCSDGTEAVAREHGALVFLAEPNRDKKAGALNMALEYVVPLLENSDAILAMDADTTLSPTFIEVASERLTGTVGGVGGAFIGRESSTTVGYLQRMEYYRYRREIVQRGERAFVLSGTGALISVAALTAVKACRDGETLPAGSSFYDTFSLTEDNELTFALLACGYQCLSPVEMTTTTDVMESPSMLWQQRHRWYLGALRNLQAYGSRMPWHMRWVYWRQQAGLTLSVLAVAAHVILVAILLGIGGFTLSPLWVGLAACILLANMAMVWRMGRRARILTLTVEPFYNVFLLAIFCAAAVSCVSGKKGEWVHT; this is translated from the coding sequence TTGACCACGCTCGCCCCGACCATCGACGCCTCCACGACCGACCGCTCCGACGACCGGCTGCTCATCGCGCAGGCCATCGCGCGTGCCACCCGGGAGCGTCGCATCATCGTCCTGATCCCCGCATACAACGAGGCGAGCTCGATCGGGGCCACGATCGCCAGCGTCGCGCAGCAGTCGGTGCAGCCGACCGCGACCGTCGTCGTCGCCAACAACTGTTCGGACGGCACGGAGGCGGTCGCGCGCGAGCACGGTGCGCTGGTGTTCCTGGCCGAGCCGAACCGGGACAAGAAGGCCGGTGCTCTCAACATGGCGCTCGAGTACGTGGTGCCGCTGCTGGAGAACAGCGACGCCATCCTCGCCATGGATGCCGATACGACCCTGTCCCCGACGTTCATCGAGGTCGCCTCGGAGCGCCTGACGGGCACGGTCGGCGGAGTCGGTGGCGCCTTCATCGGGCGCGAGAGCAGTACCACGGTCGGCTACTTGCAGCGCATGGAGTACTACCGCTATCGGCGCGAAATCGTCCAGCGCGGTGAGCGCGCCTTCGTACTCAGCGGCACCGGGGCCCTGATCAGCGTGGCCGCGTTGACGGCTGTGAAAGCCTGCCGCGACGGCGAGACACTGCCTGCCGGCTCCTCCTTCTACGACACCTTCAGCCTCACCGAGGACAACGAGCTCACGTTCGCACTCCTGGCGTGCGGCTACCAGTGCCTCTCCCCGGTGGAGATGACCACCACCACAGACGTGATGGAAAGCCCGTCGATGCTGTGGCAGCAGCGCCACCGCTGGTACCTCGGCGCGCTCCGCAACCTGCAGGCCTACGGGTCACGGATGCCGTGGCACATGCGGTGGGTGTACTGGCGTCAGCAAGCCGGCCTGACCCTCTCCGTGTTGGCTGTCGCGGCGCACGTGATCCTCGTGGCCATCCTGCTCGGCATCGGCGGGTTCACCCTCTCCCCACTCTGGGTGGGGCTGGCGGCCTGCATCCTGCTCGCGAACATGGCGATGGTCTGGCGGATGGGCAGGCGTGCTCGAATCCTGACCCTCACGGTGGAGCCGTTCTACAACGTCTTCCTCCTCGCCATCTTCTGCGCCGCCGCCGTGAGTTGCGTCTCGGGCAAGAAAGGAGAGTGGGTGCACACCTGA
- a CDS encoding DUF6510 family protein — translation MSHVDGSAILGILAIGLGRDMSGTELTCAGCGDRHVVERTRVYRRCPGIVVRCPGCDGVELLVTEIRRRIQVQLRGVANVQF, via the coding sequence ATGAGTCATGTGGACGGCAGCGCGATCCTGGGAATTCTCGCCATCGGACTGGGACGCGACATGAGCGGCACGGAACTGACCTGCGCCGGATGCGGGGACCGTCACGTGGTCGAACGCACCCGGGTGTACCGGCGCTGCCCGGGAATCGTGGTGCGCTGCCCCGGGTGCGATGGCGTCGAACTGTTGGTCACCGAGATCCGCCGCAGGATCCAGGTGCAGTTGCGCGGGGTAGCGAACGTCCAGTTCTGA
- a CDS encoding FAD-binding oxidoreductase — translation MVEVVEETPSAHSLVLDIPGWQGAVAGQHLDVRLTAPDGYQASRSYSLASGPREAPMITVQRVDDGEVSPYLVDGVEVGEQLEVLGPLGGYFVWHGGSAPVLLVGGGSGIVPLRSIWRARSAATPMRVFYSARGMDRVLYGREIEELDVQTVVHLTRERVDGYGYGRLDAAQVQAAITTPESDVYICGPTVFVESMAQAVLAAGVPAPQIRTERFG, via the coding sequence GTGGTCGAGGTCGTCGAGGAGACTCCCTCGGCCCACAGCCTCGTGCTCGATATCCCTGGCTGGCAGGGGGCGGTTGCGGGGCAACACCTGGACGTGCGCCTGACCGCACCGGACGGGTACCAGGCGAGTCGCTCGTATTCGCTGGCGTCCGGCCCGCGGGAGGCTCCGATGATCACGGTGCAGCGGGTCGACGACGGCGAAGTGTCGCCTTACCTGGTGGATGGGGTGGAGGTGGGCGAGCAGCTGGAGGTGCTGGGCCCCCTCGGTGGCTATTTCGTGTGGCACGGTGGCAGCGCACCGGTGCTGCTGGTGGGCGGCGGCTCCGGGATCGTGCCGCTGCGATCGATCTGGCGTGCCCGCAGCGCGGCGACTCCGATGCGGGTGTTCTACTCGGCTCGTGGCATGGACCGGGTGCTCTATGGCCGCGAGATCGAGGAGCTGGACGTCCAGACCGTGGTGCACCTGACCCGCGAGCGGGTGGACGGGTACGGGTACGGACGGCTGGACGCTGCGCAGGTGCAGGCAGCGATCACGACTCCTGAGAGTGACGTGTACATCTGCGGTCCGACAGTGTTCGTGGAGTCCATGGCGCAGGCGGTGCTCGCCGCCGGTGTGCCTGCACCGCAGATCCGGACCGAACGGTTCGGCTGA